In Cryptomeria japonica chromosome 10, Sugi_1.0, whole genome shotgun sequence, a genomic segment contains:
- the LOC131072594 gene encoding uncharacterized protein LOC131072594 → MATPAAAGGGGGQAVAAAGGGGGQAVAAAAAGGRQQPQQQQPPGVAQMLIGVLRMAVFAYFAMQMFSPKKPSDPSLQMSNLFSKGEELDMWLYLSDNERFYNFGDEAALVWQETNVPYAVWGPNSVRKQKIIYHPSKAIMNNGSLYAHVFFARSGYTPDPSDADYDPSATFGATHPVITYLPKPKVDKRKSLLGSGVDGELDTSKTDVKEDSAGIKDDGIVEWVSFWKPNITINLVDDFTRYSQNAIPPLVAEYLHMDPTTGNYFPIVSFNEFWLLRDKLIQINETVEELPLNLEVGPISMMKWQLFLQIDQSFQIHRSYGSMLEGEADELKRVFVEGNPYLLAITMVVSMLHSIFDFFAFKNDIQFWNKNKSMEGLSSKSVVVSFICQLIIFLYLLDNETSWMIIASSGIGCCIEFWKIGKAMHIEVDRSGTIPRLRFRDHETYTSKTKEYDDLAMKYLSYVLFFLVGCSAIYSLKYERHKSWYSWILSSLTSCVYTFGFIMMCPQLFINYKLKSVAHLPWRQMTYKFLNTIIDDLFAFVIKMPVLHRLSVFRDDVIFLIYIYQRWIYPVDRKRVNEFGFGGEDKKDDGDNNMISDGITSSGEGSVSDQLQRTAAGRVAAANSGASSSNNNTVDDKKRK, encoded by the exons ATGGCGACGCCTGCAGCAGCAGGTGGAGGAGGTGGGCAGGCAGTTGCAGCAGCAGGTGGAGGAGGTGGGCAGGCAGTTGCTGCAGCAGCAGCAGGGGGCAGGCAACAACCGCAGCAGCAGCAGCCGCCAGGAGTAGCGCAGATGCTGATTGGGGTATTGAGAATGGCGGTATTTGCATACTTTGCTATGCAGATGTTCTCCCCTAAGAAGCCTTCCGATCCGAGTCTGCAGATGTCCAATCTTTTTTCCAAGGGCGAAGAACTA GACATGTGGCTTTATCTCAGTGACAATGAAAGATTCTATAATTTTGGCGATGAAGCAGCTCTTGTCTGGCAAGAAACCAACGTGCCTTATGCAGTTTGGGGGCCAAACAGTGTCCGAAAGCAGAAAATTATCTATCATCCATCTAAG GCCATAATGAATAATGGGAGTCTTTATGCCCATGTGTTTTTTGCTCGTTCTGGATATACTCCAGATCCCAGTGATGCTGATTATGATCCATCTGCTACTTTTGGTGCAACTCATC CTGTTATAACATATCTTCCAAAACCAAAAGTAGATAAGCGCAAAAGCTTGTTGGGAAGTGGAGTGGATGGAGAGCTGGATACATCCAAAACTGACGTAAAG GAAGACTCAGCTGGGATAAAAGATGATGGCATTGTGGAGTGGGTATCGTTCTGGAAACCGAATATAACTATTAATTTGGTTGATGATTTCACACG TTACTCACAGAATGCGATTCCTCCACTTGTAGCTGAAT ACTTGCACATGGATCCCACAACGGGAAACTATTTTCCAATTGTTTCTTTTAATGAGTTCTGGCTATTGAGGGATAAATTAATACAGATTAATGAGACAGTTGAGGAGCTACCTCTCAACTTGGAGGTGGGGCCAATTAGCATGATGAAGTGGCAGCTCTTTCTACAGATTGATCAGTCATTTCAAATTCACCGTTCTTATGGTAGCATGCTTGAGGGCGAAGCAGATGAACTTAAG AGGGTGTTTGTGGAGGGGAATCCATATCTTCTTGCAATCACAATGGTTGTGTCGATGCTTCATTCAATCTTTGACTTCTTTGCATTCAAAAACG ATattcaattttggaacaagaataagtcAATGGAGGGCTTGTCTTCTAAGTCAGTTGTTGTGAGCTTCATTTGCCAGCTTATAATTTTTCTATACTTACTTGACAATGAAACATCATGGATGATCATCGCTAGTTCAGGCATTGGGTGTTGCATTGAGTTTTGGAAGATTGGAAAGGCCATGCATATTGAG GTTGATCGAAGTGGAACCATTCCACGATTGAGGTTTAGGGACCATGAGACATATACAAGCAAGACGAAGGAGTATGATGACTTAGCCATGAAATACCTTTCCTATGTTCTGTTCTTCCTTGTAGGATGTTCAGCAATTTATTCACTCAAATATGAGCGCCACAAAAGTTGGTATTCATGGATTCTTTCTTCGTTGACCAGTTGTGTGTACACATTTG GTTTTATCATGATGTGCCCTCAGTTGTTTATAAACTACAAGCTGAAGTCAGTTGCTCATTTACCATGGCGACAGATGACATACAAATTTCTCAATACCATAATTGATGATTTGTTTGCATTTGTGATCAAGATGCCAGTGCTGCATCGGCTCTCAGTTTTCCGAGAtg ATGTTATCTTCCTGATCTATATTTATCAGCGATGGATATATCCAGTTGATAGAAAACGGGTGAATGAGTTTGGATTTGGAGGGGAGGATAAGAAGGATGATGGAGACAATAACATGATTAGTGATGGCATTACATCCTCTGGTGAAGGTTCTGTGTCTGATCAGCTTCAGAGAACTGCAGCAGGACGGGTGGCAGCTGCCAACTCTGGAGCATCAAGTTCAAATAATAACactgtagatgacaaaaagagaaagtGA